The stretch of DNA TTGTCGCTATTGTAGCTAAAATCATAACCATTACTTACCGCATATTTGCCAATAACTTCAGGAGAAGTTCCAATAAATTCTTGCCAACCAGAAAAAGAAGGACGAAGATCGTTTTTGTCGTTAGTACAAATTTGACTAAGTTGTTCGGTATTAGTGTCCTCATTATTTTCATTTAGATTCAAATTATTTGACCACGAATTTTGAGCTATTGTAGATGAAGACTGAATTTCTGGTTCAAAGATAATTTCATTATTATTCTGCATCACTGACGAATAATAACCATCACTATTAATGCCCACCAAATAAACAGTATGACCATCTACCGCTTGATAATAATCACCACCAAACACTAATGTAGCAGGCAACAAAATTTGATAACGAGGATTAAGCTTCGACTGTCTGTAATAAAAAAAATTATCTTCTAAACGACAAATATTGATATAAAAATTTTGGGTTTCAAAAGAATAGATTTCTTGATAATCACGTCCTATTTTTTGACAAATAGGTCGATTACTAACTAATAATAAAGAATCCTGCTTTTGATTCAAAGAGTCAGAAAAAGTATTTGTTGTTTTTGGCGTAACTTTACTAACTGCTCTTTGCCATTGCATTCCTGTAATCGTTATAGCAATAGCAATAGCCCAAGTTATATTGTACAACTTGCTCATTTTTTCAGGTGGGGTTGACTTTTGACCACGATAGAAAATCACTGCTATGTTTGTTAACTCCTCATCTTATCTAGTAGGGCAGCGGTGTATTTGTGATTGAAATCAGACTAGCGATTTGAGAAAGCTAAAAAAAACTCTAAAAATAAGCTAGTCTTGGTTTAATTAGCGTCTTAATTTTCTAGTTTAAAATTTAGTAGTAAAAAGTCAGAAAAATTAATACTTAAATTTTGTTTAAAGTTATACGCTCAAAATTTATCTTAAGTGTGTACATCTCGATAATTAACCGTTAACAACACTTTTTGATTCAACAAATACTAAAGACATCAAGACAAATTCCGCTTAAATTAGATAATTTTTCTTAATTCATCCTATAAGTCAGTAGGCAAATTTATCGTTATTAACGGAATATTTTCGGTTAGAGCAATACTAATCAAGATTAGGATCAAACAAAAACTGTCACGACGATTCATGAACCTCTCCATGTCAGAGAAGTTTGTTAAAGTATAGTACGAGCAATATTACTGAGTTTTCTTCATCATGACTGGCAAACCAACGAGTCGAGCCTATGACCTAATTCGCTCTGATTCTTTATGGCCATATTTGTTGATTTCTTTGTTAATTCATGGGTTAGCAGTAGTGGGTATTACTCATTTAGAGCGATCGCATCTAGTCTCCCTAAAACCACAACCTATTACTAAGCAACAACAGGAAAATACACCGCTTGAATTTATCGTTGTTCCTCCTGAAAAACCCAAGGATAAACCTCCAGAAACTCAACGTCGGGCAGTAAATAATTCTGTGGCAAAAGGCAAAGTCACCTCACAATTGCCTCCCTCGACTGATCAGAAAGGAAATACAGCGATCGATTCAAGTTCTCAATCTTCGTCAAAAGTTGCTTCCTCCCCAGCAGAAACAAAACCTCCTGAAACTGTCAAACCCCAACCACAACCAGTCAAACCAACCACAACCCCAACTTCAAAAGAACAACCATCACCCCAAAAAACTGAAGCAAATTCTGATGTAGCAACTCGTTTACCTCCTCAACCCAAACCTGTACCTCCTACCCCGCAACCAACTGATTCGGGTGCAGCAAGTTTACTTGGGCAAACTTATCAAAAATCTTTTCAAGATGATTTTGGGAGTTCTTTTTTCAATCTTCAAGCCAATGCTAGCGAAGAAGCACCCTATGCTCAATTAGAGGCTCAACAAGACGATCTTGCTCCATATTTTGATGAAATTAGGCGACGAGTAAAACGAAACTGGCAACCTTTCTCTCCAGGACAACAGCAGTATACAGTGCTTAACTTTGCTATTCAACGCAACGGTCAAATTACAGGACTAAAAGTAGTACAAACCTCTGGCAACGAACAAGTAGATCAAGATGCCCTCAAAGCAGTACAACAATCTGCTCCTTTTGACGCCTTGCCTCAAAGTTTTAAACGCGATCGCTTGGAGATTCAATTTAGTTTTAATATTTACATTCATAATTGATTAAAAATTTTCATTAAAAATTGCTATAAAGTCTGATGAGTTACCAAGAATCAATTGCAGCAGCATGGGCAAAAATTGAAGGATTAATTGATGGTTTTATTGTTTTACTGCCTAATCTTGTTTTAGCAGTGATTGTTTTCATCGCGTTTTTTTTTCTTGCCAGATGGCTAAAGATGCTTGTTAAACGCCTCACCCGCAGACATCGACAAGCGAGAAATTTGGGAATGGTTTTGGGAAGGTTAGCCCAAGGAACTGTTATCCTGATCGGTTTATTTGTCGCTTTATCGATTATTATTCCAACATTTAGAGCAGGAGATTTAATTCAACTGCTTGGTATTAGTGGTGTTGCCATTGGTTTTGCTTTCCGTGACATTTTGCAGAATTTTCTAGCAGGAATTTTAATTCTTTTAACCGAGCCTTTTAAGATTGACGATCAGATCGTTTTTAAAGAATATGAAGGAACGGTAGAAAATATCCAAACTCGTGCAACGATAATTAGAACCTATGATGGTCGTCGAATTGTCATTCCTAATTCAGAACTGTTTACTAATTCAGTTACCGTGAACACGGCTTTTGAGAGTCGTCGAATGGAATACGATGTCGGGATTGGCTACGGTGATAATATTGATGAGGCAAAACGATTAATTCTAGAAGCACTTGACAGTATAGATACTGTTCTGAGAGAGCCTGCGCCTGACGTACTAGTTATAGATTTGGCGGAAAGTACAGTTAATATTCGCACCCGATGGTGGATTAAACCACCACGACGTGCAGACGATCTTGAAGCACGCGATCAAGTTTTGGCAGCTATTAAAAATAAACTGACGGCTAACGGGATCGATCTACCTTTCCCAACCCAACAGATTTTATTCCACGATCAAACCGAAGAGACAGATGGCGATCGCTCTCGGCAAAGAGAAGGTTGGCCTGCTGACAACAAAGGAGTACCAAAGCCTCGTAGCATCAGCGATTCTCTGCTCAAACTCGCTCAAACACGGTCTTCGAGCAACGGTAATAGTGGCAAGGAAAAGCAAGTAAACTCAAACGATGTGCGACCATGAAAAACGTTAAACTCGGTAAGCTTTGGTATTCGCTCCACTCTAGTTATTGGTTTTTGCCAACCATTTTTGCCATTATCGCGATCGCATTGGCATTTACTATGTTGTGGCTTGATCGTGACGGCAATTATGGGCCTTTAGAAAAATGGGGTTGGATTTATACTGGTGGCGCGAATGGAGCGCGTGAGGTACTATCATCGGTGTCGAGTTCTACTATTGGCATTGCTGCTACTGCCTTTTCCATTACAATTGTGGCACTTCAGTTGGCAGCGTCTAATTTTGGGCCTAGGTTATTGCGTAACTTTATGCAGGATACCGGCAATCAAATTGTTTTGGGTACTTTTATCAGTACCTTTATTTATTCGTTATTGGTACTGCGAACTATTCGTGGAGATGGAGATGATTATGACTCCTTTGTACCGCAACTTTCTGTTACTGTGGGATTGCTTCTTGCTCTGGCTTCAATTGGGGTATTAATCTATTTTATTCATCATGCTTCTACTATCATTCAAGTGTCGCACGTCATTGTAGAAACGAGTACCGATTTAGACAGCGCAATTGATCGCCTGTTTCCAGAAAAAATTGGACAAAGTGCATCCGAGTTGAAACGACCAGTAGAAGAAATT from Stanieria cyanosphaera PCC 7437 encodes:
- a CDS encoding energy transducer TonB gives rise to the protein MTGKPTSRAYDLIRSDSLWPYLLISLLIHGLAVVGITHLERSHLVSLKPQPITKQQQENTPLEFIVVPPEKPKDKPPETQRRAVNNSVAKGKVTSQLPPSTDQKGNTAIDSSSQSSSKVASSPAETKPPETVKPQPQPVKPTTTPTSKEQPSPQKTEANSDVATRLPPQPKPVPPTPQPTDSGAASLLGQTYQKSFQDDFGSSFFNLQANASEEAPYAQLEAQQDDLAPYFDEIRRRVKRNWQPFSPGQQQYTVLNFAIQRNGQITGLKVVQTSGNEQVDQDALKAVQQSAPFDALPQSFKRDRLEIQFSFNIYIHN
- a CDS encoding mechanosensitive ion channel family protein, with the protein product MSYQESIAAAWAKIEGLIDGFIVLLPNLVLAVIVFIAFFFLARWLKMLVKRLTRRHRQARNLGMVLGRLAQGTVILIGLFVALSIIIPTFRAGDLIQLLGISGVAIGFAFRDILQNFLAGILILLTEPFKIDDQIVFKEYEGTVENIQTRATIIRTYDGRRIVIPNSELFTNSVTVNTAFESRRMEYDVGIGYGDNIDEAKRLILEALDSIDTVLREPAPDVLVIDLAESTVNIRTRWWIKPPRRADDLEARDQVLAAIKNKLTANGIDLPFPTQQILFHDQTEETDGDRSRQREGWPADNKGVPKPRSISDSLLKLAQTRSSSNGNSGKEKQVNSNDVRP